The following coding sequences are from one Fibrobacter sp. UBA4297 window:
- a CDS encoding penicillin-binding protein 1A: MDKFKSFMKILGAAIVKYGSLVWLKIWSLVKIAFANKIFRWFFIFMCPIFVAFIAALAIYIHYSPELPSLSQLEQINPRLVTNIYDKDGQIAHEYFVERREWTSIDSIPLNAIHAVMATEDRAFYKHWGMNVWAIPSALIESAVSGNKLRGASTLTQQLTKLLFLTPERSLSRKIKEMMTAIRIEQTYTKEEILEFYMNEVYLAGGNYGFQAAGKYYFGKPLDSLSIPEYAVLAGMLQRPETYRPDRHPKASKRRRNTVLYAMRDAGYITNEEYRKYIEEPIVLAKKEDVTGTGLYFFEEIRKYMEKKYGENSLYADGVSVYSTIDPEIQAFLDSVAYAQVERVRRRIKYRATRRLQLTKKYDMPEDSVVAHFDSVYTLFKKEYLAADTVRNRRGQFTRFPDSIRYHHAEVAAIIIENETGAIRAMVGGSDFNKSKWNRAVQSLRQPGSSFKPIVYSTAMDNGASPCDSVNDQPVTIPDPDDRNPNKVWRPGNFEHDFEGMMTLRRALYKSKNLPAILTGMKYGLSNVVNYARKFGIKRAPLQAVPSLALGSVGATLMEMTSAYTVFPNGGNRIEPYMIESIVDRNGEVVEKNSKIEHEVLRPASAYLMVDMLKDVNVRGTAGRVWASGFRHPSGGKTGTTNDYTDTWYIGFTKQYTMGVWVGSDTPGTMGAGHTGTEDALPIWMATMTKLHKDLPKLPFPVPPGVISRGICNHTGLIAGEFCSEKTYCLYTAGYGPTEKCDGNHFSSQTKSADDATLFSNKSVVENNRYEAPQPKKKKGKGKDEPQQPKRNTRKMF; this comes from the coding sequence ATGGATAAGTTCAAATCATTCATGAAGATTTTAGGCGCGGCCATCGTCAAGTATGGTTCCCTCGTTTGGCTGAAAATTTGGAGCTTGGTGAAGATTGCTTTTGCCAACAAGATTTTCCGCTGGTTCTTTATTTTCATGTGCCCGATTTTCGTGGCGTTTATCGCTGCGCTGGCCATCTACATTCATTATTCGCCGGAACTGCCGTCGCTTTCGCAGCTCGAACAGATCAATCCGCGACTTGTGACGAATATTTACGACAAGGATGGTCAAATTGCGCATGAATACTTCGTGGAACGCCGCGAATGGACTTCCATTGACTCGATCCCGCTGAACGCTATCCATGCCGTGATGGCGACCGAAGACCGTGCGTTCTACAAGCACTGGGGCATGAACGTTTGGGCGATTCCGTCTGCGCTTATCGAAAGTGCCGTCTCGGGCAACAAGCTCCGCGGTGCATCGACTTTGACACAACAGCTCACCAAGCTCTTGTTCCTCACGCCGGAACGTTCGCTTTCCCGTAAGATCAAGGAAATGATGACGGCTATCCGCATCGAACAGACCTACACGAAGGAAGAAATTCTTGAATTCTACATGAACGAAGTTTACCTCGCTGGCGGTAACTACGGTTTCCAGGCGGCAGGCAAGTACTACTTCGGCAAGCCGCTCGATAGCCTTTCTATTCCGGAATATGCTGTGCTCGCGGGTATGTTGCAGCGCCCTGAAACGTATCGCCCTGACCGTCACCCGAAGGCTTCCAAGCGCCGTCGTAACACGGTGCTCTATGCTATGCGTGATGCAGGCTATATCACGAACGAAGAATACCGCAAGTATATTGAAGAGCCGATTGTGCTCGCCAAGAAAGAAGACGTGACCGGAACGGGCTTGTATTTCTTCGAAGAAATACGCAAGTACATGGAAAAGAAGTACGGTGAAAATTCGCTCTATGCCGATGGCGTGTCCGTCTATAGTACGATTGATCCGGAAATCCAGGCGTTCCTTGACAGTGTCGCCTATGCACAGGTTGAACGTGTCCGTCGCCGCATCAAGTACCGCGCTACTCGCAGGCTCCAGCTCACCAAGAAGTACGACATGCCCGAAGATAGCGTTGTCGCTCACTTCGATAGCGTCTATACGCTCTTCAAGAAGGAATATCTCGCGGCTGATACGGTCCGCAACAGGCGTGGCCAGTTTACCCGATTCCCGGACAGTATCCGTTATCATCACGCAGAAGTAGCCGCAATTATTATTGAGAATGAGACTGGTGCTATTCGCGCTATGGTGGGCGGTAGCGACTTCAACAAGTCCAAGTGGAATCGTGCCGTGCAGTCCTTGCGTCAGCCAGGTTCTTCGTTCAAGCCGATCGTCTATTCTACCGCTATGGACAATGGCGCAAGCCCCTGCGACTCCGTGAATGACCAGCCGGTGACTATTCCGGATCCGGATGACAGGAATCCGAACAAGGTTTGGCGTCCGGGTAACTTCGAACATGACTTCGAAGGCATGATGACGCTCCGCCGCGCTTTGTACAAATCCAAGAACCTTCCCGCAATTTTGACCGGTATGAAGTATGGCCTCAGCAACGTGGTGAACTACGCTCGCAAGTTCGGCATCAAGCGTGCTCCGTTGCAGGCGGTCCCGAGCTTGGCTCTTGGTTCCGTGGGGGCAACGCTTATGGAAATGACTTCTGCTTACACTGTGTTCCCGAACGGCGGTAACCGTATCGAACCGTACATGATTGAATCTATCGTGGACCGCAATGGTGAGGTGGTGGAGAAGAATTCCAAGATTGAACATGAAGTCTTGCGCCCGGCATCAGCTTACTTGATGGTCGATATGCTCAAGGACGTGAACGTTCGCGGTACAGCAGGCCGTGTGTGGGCTTCTGGTTTCCGCCACCCGAGCGGAGGTAAGACGGGTACGACGAACGATTACACGGATACGTGGTACATCGGTTTCACGAAGCAGTACACGATGGGTGTGTGGGTCGGTTCCGATACGCCGGGGACCATGGGTGCCGGTCATACGGGTACCGAAGACGCTCTTCCGATTTGGATGGCCACGATGACTAAGTTGCACAAGGACTTGCCGAAGCTCCCGTTCCCGGTTCCGCCTGGCGTGATTAGCCGTGGCATCTGCAACCACACGGGTCTTATCGCAGGCGAGTTCTGCTCTGAAAAGACTTACTGTCTCTACACGGCGGGCTACGGTCCGACCGAAAAATGCGATGGCAACCATTTCTCGTCGCAGACAAAGTCTGCTGATGACGCTACGTTGTTCAGTAACAAGAGTGTTGTCGAAAACAACCGTTACGAAGCTCCGCAGCCCAAGAAAAAGAAAGGAAAGGGCAAGGACGAACCGCAACAGCCCAAGCGCAATACGAGAAAGATGTTCTAG
- the groL gene encoding chaperonin GroEL (60 kDa chaperone family; promotes refolding of misfolded polypeptides especially under stressful conditions; forms two stacked rings of heptamers to form a barrel-shaped 14mer; ends can be capped by GroES; misfolded proteins enter the barrel where they are refolded when GroES binds) → MAKQLKFDVAARESLMKGVDKLANAVKVTLGPKGRNVMIARSFGAPNVTKDGVSVAKEVELEDAYENLGAQMAKEVANKTSDAAGDGTTTATVLAQAITREGLKNVAAGANPMDIKRGMDAAVEAVIKEVGKMAVKINGKEHIAQVATISANNDPEIGELLANAMEKVGNDGVITIEESKTAETVLDVVEGMQFDRGYLSPYFVTNTDSMEVALENPYILLYDKKISTMKDLLPMLEHVAKQGKSLLIIAEDVDGEALATLVVNKMRGTLKVAAVKAPGFGDRRKAMLEDIAILTGGMLVSEDTGAKLEDAPVTVLGKAKSITITKDNTTIVEGAGDAASIKGRIAQIKKQIEATTSDYDREKLQERLAKLAGGVAVIKVGAATEVEMKEKKDRVDDAMHATRAAVEEGIVPGGGVALIRAEKAIDALTFDNADQKTGAAIIRRAIEEPLRQIVQNAGLEGSVVVNKVKEGKDGFGYNAKTDTYEDLIKAGVIDPAKVTRTALKNASSIASMILTTDCVITEKKEPKAPAAPAMDPSMGMGGMM, encoded by the coding sequence ATGGCAAAGCAATTGAAGTTTGATGTAGCAGCTCGCGAATCGCTCATGAAGGGCGTTGACAAGCTCGCCAATGCAGTTAAGGTTACTCTCGGTCCTAAGGGCCGTAACGTCATGATCGCACGCTCCTTCGGTGCTCCGAACGTCACTAAGGACGGCGTTTCTGTCGCTAAGGAAGTCGAACTCGAAGACGCATACGAAAATCTCGGCGCACAGATGGCTAAGGAAGTCGCGAACAAGACTTCTGACGCTGCTGGTGACGGTACCACAACTGCAACCGTTCTCGCTCAGGCAATCACTCGTGAAGGCTTGAAGAACGTCGCTGCCGGTGCAAACCCGATGGACATCAAGCGCGGTATGGACGCTGCTGTCGAAGCTGTGATCAAGGAAGTCGGCAAGATGGCCGTCAAGATCAACGGCAAGGAACACATCGCCCAGGTCGCAACGATTTCTGCAAACAACGACCCGGAAATTGGCGAACTCCTCGCCAACGCTATGGAAAAGGTCGGCAACGATGGCGTCATCACCATCGAAGAATCCAAGACTGCTGAAACTGTCCTCGACGTTGTCGAAGGTATGCAGTTCGACCGTGGCTACCTCTCTCCGTACTTCGTCACGAACACGGACAGCATGGAAGTCGCTCTCGAAAATCCGTACATTCTCCTGTACGACAAGAAGATTTCTACCATGAAGGATTTGCTCCCGATGCTCGAACACGTTGCAAAGCAGGGCAAGTCTCTCCTCATCATCGCCGAAGACGTCGATGGCGAAGCACTCGCAACGCTCGTTGTGAACAAGATGCGCGGCACTTTGAAGGTTGCTGCAGTCAAGGCTCCGGGCTTCGGTGACCGTCGTAAGGCCATGCTCGAAGATATCGCAATCCTCACTGGCGGTATGCTCGTCTCTGAAGACACGGGTGCAAAGCTCGAAGACGCTCCGGTGACAGTGCTTGGTAAGGCAAAGTCCATCACCATCACTAAGGACAACACCACGATCGTCGAAGGTGCTGGTGACGCCGCTTCTATCAAGGGCCGTATCGCTCAGATCAAGAAGCAGATTGAAGCTACCACGAGCGACTATGACCGTGAAAAGCTCCAGGAACGCTTGGCAAAGCTCGCCGGTGGCGTTGCTGTGATCAAGGTCGGTGCTGCTACCGAAGTCGAAATGAAGGAAAAGAAGGACCGCGTCGACGACGCTATGCACGCAACTCGTGCCGCTGTCGAAGAAGGTATCGTTCCGGGTGGTGGTGTTGCTCTCATCCGTGCTGAAAAGGCTATCGACGCTCTTACGTTCGACAATGCCGACCAGAAGACTGGTGCTGCAATCATCCGCCGCGCTATCGAAGAACCGCTCCGCCAGATTGTCCAGAACGCTGGCCTTGAAGGCTCTGTCGTTGTGAACAAGGTCAAGGAAGGCAAGGACGGCTTTGGCTACAACGCTAAGACCGATACTTACGAAGACCTCATCAAGGCTGGCGTCATTGACCCGGCTAAGGTGACTCGCACGGCTCTCAAGAACGCCTCCTCCATCGCCTCGATGATCCTCACAACTGACTGCGTGATCACCGAAAAGAAAGAACCGAAGGCTCCGGCAGCTCCGGCTATGGATCCGTCCATGGGCATGGGCGGCATGATGTAA
- the groES gene encoding co-chaperone GroES → MIKPLADRIVVKPAEAEQKTSSGLFIPDNAKEKPMQGKVVAVGPGRKNDKGEVVAMEVKVGDVVLYGKYSGTEVTVDGENFLIVKESDVIATL, encoded by the coding sequence ATGATCAAGCCTTTAGCAGATCGAATCGTTGTCAAGCCGGCTGAAGCCGAACAGAAGACCTCCTCCGGTCTCTTCATTCCGGATAATGCAAAGGAAAAGCCGATGCAGGGTAAGGTCGTAGCCGTAGGTCCGGGTCGCAAGAACGACAAGGGCGAAGTCGTTGCTATGGAAGTCAAGGTTGGCGACGTGGTGCTTTACGGCAAGTATAGCGGTACTGAAGTTACCGTCGACGGCGAAAACTTCCTCATCGTCAAGGAATCCGACGTTATCGCTACTCTGTAA
- a CDS encoding sugar nucleotidyltransferase — translation MKIVLPVAGNGVRLRPYTENLPKCLLPVAGKTIIDWIVDDALFLKPTETIFITGYKASVVDDFLRQKPEWGAVRTVVQSNPQGLGEAISLALPYVNDEEPLLIILGDTLFEADLSILESAEDNILYTFKVDDPKRFGVAVTDKDGRIERLVEKPQEFVSDEAIVGIYYIKDVKALKEALNYLMQNDIRTKGEFQLTDALERMIQGGCKFRTAPVKKWLDCGLVETLLATNAHVLQRNEKSAPQKFEGSEVIMPCHIGRNVTIKNSKVGPNVSVGDGCVIENSEVSDAILWDCVKVVNQKVADAVIHV, via the coding sequence ATGAAAATAGTTCTTCCTGTTGCTGGCAATGGCGTTCGCCTTCGTCCGTACACAGAAAATTTGCCGAAGTGCTTGCTTCCTGTTGCTGGTAAGACAATTATAGATTGGATTGTTGATGACGCACTGTTTTTAAAACCGACCGAGACTATTTTTATTACAGGGTACAAAGCTTCTGTAGTCGATGATTTTTTGAGGCAAAAACCGGAATGGGGCGCCGTACGTACCGTGGTGCAGTCCAATCCGCAGGGCTTGGGTGAGGCTATCAGCCTTGCTCTTCCGTATGTAAACGATGAAGAACCGCTTTTGATTATCCTTGGCGATACGCTGTTCGAGGCTGATTTGTCCATTTTGGAAAGTGCAGAAGATAACATCCTTTACACGTTTAAGGTCGATGACCCGAAGCGTTTCGGTGTTGCTGTTACAGACAAGGATGGCCGTATCGAACGTCTTGTGGAAAAGCCGCAGGAATTTGTTTCGGACGAAGCTATAGTTGGTATTTATTACATCAAGGATGTCAAGGCGCTTAAGGAGGCCTTGAACTACCTCATGCAGAACGATATCCGCACGAAGGGCGAATTCCAGTTGACGGATGCGCTTGAACGCATGATCCAGGGTGGTTGCAAGTTCCGTACGGCTCCAGTCAAAAAGTGGCTGGACTGCGGCCTTGTTGAAACCTTGCTTGCTACGAACGCACATGTGCTGCAACGCAATGAAAAGTCTGCTCCGCAGAAGTTCGAAGGTTCCGAAGTTATCATGCCTTGCCACATCGGTAGAAACGTGACCATCAAGAATTCGAAGGTCGGTCCTAATGTGTCGGTTGGCGATGGATGCGTGATTGAAAATTCCGAAGTCAGTGATGCCATCCTTTGGGATTGCGTAAAGGTTGTCAACCAGAAAGTAGCTGACGCCGTGATTCACGTATAA
- a CDS encoding DUF748 domain-containing protein, with the protein MKKPLKITLIVLGSLILLYFVTLLVAPKIARSYIEEHSKEMIGRSITIKNISLNPFTYVLDVDTLAVMEADDKTRFVAFDKFSMNINPLKLFTRTLDISDIYMKALYVRTTQHGERFNFSDILDFLAQKDSIYYAEHPEEKKVESDSSKSAAEIAAGLPVKLSLRNIVFDKGNIIYQDTKVGSKFHLKDFSINIPAIYLEDNSTGVDVSLKFADGGDLNVKVDANMATYDFNIFLNLNRFALSCIKPYLNDSINYKDFAGYLSAQISISGNINSILASNVKGKVSLDKIDLTEVSGSKMGAENVTVGINKANLVDNEYLIDSVIVDGAFAHIDLYKDGKTNIDVLLTPKNKAGSMTDTTAADSTQAETVAEAAKQEPADTTKVAADSTSATNTAEKPAAAKKLKAKINKLLVKNTYITITDHTIIRPFNYKVSAITVTGQNINYDTPCNVNVSAAFPEGGSLSLKYHGALSNLNTMDIYISVKNLVLKHFSNYSLHYTAYPLKAGTLAFASENKIVDRNLDSKNTIDIYNITVGNKVDDIDPEYTVPMKIGLYILKDKDDKIQFDVPVKGNLDDPEFSYGKIIWKTVVNLLVKVAISPFRLVGNLAMAGASALGFDLGKNDEVLIDANTDTFTSEQYAKATKMTEMIQKDPNLMLTFTQYYNPRKTAKEYKVKQLKIDFYKQKNNKTELNELDYRAIEEIKEKDKEFQAYVKEHSAEIDKNYMMKVLPQMASKRNADLLKVLRAQPGITKKNLKVITAPREALRSYKDKPMYKVTVDVQ; encoded by the coding sequence ATGAAAAAGCCACTCAAAATTACCCTCATCGTATTAGGATCACTGATCCTCCTCTACTTCGTCACACTTCTCGTAGCGCCCAAGATTGCCCGTAGCTACATCGAAGAGCACTCCAAGGAAATGATTGGCCGAAGCATCACCATCAAGAACATCAGCCTGAACCCGTTCACCTACGTCTTGGACGTAGATACGCTCGCGGTCATGGAAGCGGACGACAAGACCCGCTTTGTCGCGTTCGACAAGTTCAGCATGAACATCAACCCGCTCAAGCTCTTCACGAGAACGCTTGACATCAGCGACATCTACATGAAGGCCCTCTATGTTCGCACCACGCAGCACGGAGAACGCTTCAACTTCTCCGACATCCTAGACTTCCTCGCCCAAAAGGACAGCATCTATTACGCCGAGCACCCCGAAGAAAAGAAGGTCGAATCGGACAGCAGCAAGAGCGCAGCCGAAATTGCAGCAGGCCTTCCCGTCAAGCTCAGCCTGAGAAACATTGTATTCGACAAGGGCAACATCATCTACCAGGATACAAAAGTCGGCTCCAAGTTCCACCTCAAGGACTTTTCCATCAACATCCCGGCCATTTATCTCGAAGACAACTCGACCGGCGTCGACGTGAGCCTCAAGTTTGCAGACGGCGGTGACCTGAACGTGAAGGTCGATGCCAACATGGCCACCTACGACTTCAACATTTTCCTGAACCTGAATAGATTTGCACTCTCCTGCATCAAGCCGTACCTGAACGATTCCATCAACTACAAGGATTTTGCGGGTTACCTCTCGGCTCAAATCTCCATCAGCGGTAACATCAACAGCATCCTCGCCTCCAATGTCAAGGGCAAGGTCTCGCTCGACAAGATTGACCTCACCGAAGTCAGCGGAAGCAAGATGGGCGCAGAAAACGTCACCGTCGGAATCAACAAGGCAAACCTTGTCGACAACGAATACCTCATCGACTCCGTCATCGTAGATGGCGCTTTCGCCCACATCGACCTGTACAAGGACGGCAAGACAAACATTGACGTACTCCTCACCCCGAAGAACAAGGCCGGAAGCATGACGGATACAACCGCCGCCGATTCTACGCAGGCAGAAACGGTTGCAGAAGCCGCAAAGCAAGAACCCGCAGACACGACGAAGGTCGCCGCTGATTCGACAAGCGCAACAAACACAGCAGAAAAGCCCGCCGCCGCAAAGAAGCTCAAGGCGAAGATTAACAAGCTCCTCGTCAAGAACACTTACATCACCATCACCGATCACACCATTATCCGTCCGTTCAACTACAAGGTGAGCGCCATTACCGTTACCGGCCAGAACATCAACTACGACACGCCTTGCAACGTGAACGTTTCTGCCGCATTCCCCGAAGGCGGTAGTCTCTCGCTCAAGTACCACGGAGCCCTCAGCAACCTAAACACGATGGACATCTACATCAGCGTCAAAAACCTCGTGCTCAAGCACTTCTCGAACTACTCGTTGCACTACACCGCCTACCCGCTCAAGGCGGGCACACTTGCATTCGCCAGCGAAAACAAGATTGTCGACCGCAACCTCGACAGCAAGAACACGATTGACATTTACAACATCACCGTTGGCAACAAGGTGGACGACATCGATCCGGAATACACCGTCCCGATGAAAATCGGTCTCTACATTTTGAAGGACAAGGACGACAAAATCCAGTTCGACGTGCCGGTCAAAGGCAACCTCGATGACCCTGAATTCTCTTACGGCAAAATCATCTGGAAGACCGTCGTGAACCTGCTCGTGAAGGTCGCTATTTCTCCGTTCAGACTCGTTGGAAACCTCGCTATGGCAGGCGCAAGCGCGCTCGGCTTTGACCTCGGTAAGAACGACGAAGTGCTGATTGACGCAAACACTGATACGTTCACCAGCGAACAGTACGCCAAGGCCACCAAGATGACGGAAATGATCCAGAAGGACCCGAACCTGATGCTGACCTTCACGCAGTACTACAACCCGAGAAAGACCGCCAAGGAATACAAGGTCAAGCAGCTCAAGATCGATTTCTATAAGCAAAAGAACAACAAGACGGAACTGAACGAACTCGACTACAGGGCCATCGAAGAAATTAAAGAAAAGGACAAGGAATTCCAGGCTTACGTCAAGGAACATTCCGCCGAAATCGACAAGAACTACATGATGAAGGTTCTCCCGCAAATGGCATCAAAGCGCAACGCCGACCTCCTCAAAGTCTTACGCGCTCAGCCAGGCATCACGAAGAAGAACCTGAAGGTCATCACGGCTCCGAGAGAAGCTCTCCGCAGTTACAAGGACAAGCCTATGTACAAAGTAACTGTAGACGTGCAGTAA
- a CDS encoding glycoside hydrolase family 9 protein, whose product MDAKIHYCHPGYVPSVSKTFLVAFSEDVTLPSVKFKILDSEKHAVYEGLAEKLQCCEYSGETLFKGDFSTVKTPGRYQIALADFDVKSRLFEVSDEWLVRELKANIKSFYYQRSGVELPERLAGRWARPAAHLDSALEFHPSMERAGLWNAHGGWYDAGDYGKYIVNGGVSVATLMLGCELMQAHSQKPSIVGGTAFKETYELPVSLLDEIRFELEFFLRMQDEDGGVFFKVTPYRWDGFVTPSESDASQKRYILGKSTSSALNFAGALAQAHHVYANVDYAFAEKCLFAAVRAYLWAEKNPEVDWPQNTEGSGGYGDSDLGDDFFWARAMLYRELKNVESIADVNVSGLLERLESQLPVDMDTYLPTYGLQWRSTQNLAWFALATMDCKWTERARMAFKYTAEEILHLQKEDPYGLSIRKFIWGSNGDIANHALTLYLAYEWFNDSKYRDAAMEQIEFIYGKNPVDVSFVTGSAWSSPKFPHHRISHSDGVDEPVPGLVVGGINEDRQDLHRNPHYMGEARGMSYADEQCSFASNEVAINWSAPLTAALLLLSA is encoded by the coding sequence ATGGATGCGAAAATTCACTATTGTCACCCCGGTTACGTTCCCTCGGTTTCCAAGACTTTTTTGGTCGCCTTTTCGGAGGACGTTACTTTGCCTTCGGTCAAGTTCAAGATTTTGGATAGCGAAAAACACGCTGTTTACGAGGGCTTGGCTGAAAAATTGCAATGCTGCGAATACTCCGGCGAGACTCTGTTCAAGGGGGACTTTTCAACGGTTAAAACCCCAGGGCGTTACCAGATTGCTTTGGCGGACTTTGATGTGAAGTCGCGTTTATTCGAAGTCTCGGATGAATGGCTCGTTCGCGAACTCAAGGCGAATATCAAGTCGTTCTATTACCAACGGAGTGGAGTTGAATTGCCGGAACGCTTGGCAGGGAGGTGGGCACGCCCGGCGGCGCACTTGGACTCAGCTCTTGAATTCCATCCGTCGATGGAACGTGCGGGGCTTTGGAACGCCCATGGCGGCTGGTACGATGCGGGCGACTATGGCAAGTACATTGTGAATGGTGGCGTGAGTGTTGCAACACTCATGCTTGGCTGCGAACTCATGCAGGCGCATTCTCAAAAGCCTTCGATTGTTGGTGGTACTGCGTTCAAGGAAACGTACGAACTGCCGGTAAGCTTGCTCGATGAAATCCGTTTTGAACTGGAATTTTTCTTGCGCATGCAAGACGAAGATGGAGGCGTATTTTTCAAGGTGACGCCTTACCGTTGGGATGGTTTTGTGACACCTTCGGAATCGGACGCTTCTCAAAAGCGTTACATTCTTGGAAAGTCCACGTCTTCGGCTCTGAATTTTGCAGGTGCGCTTGCACAGGCGCATCACGTTTATGCCAATGTCGATTACGCATTTGCTGAAAAATGCTTGTTTGCTGCGGTTCGTGCTTACCTTTGGGCCGAGAAAAATCCCGAAGTCGACTGGCCGCAAAATACCGAGGGCAGTGGCGGCTATGGCGATTCTGATTTAGGCGATGACTTTTTCTGGGCTCGTGCAATGTTGTATCGCGAACTGAAAAACGTTGAAAGTATTGCTGATGTGAATGTTTCAGGCTTGCTTGAACGTTTGGAAAGTCAACTTCCGGTAGATATGGACACGTACTTGCCGACATACGGATTGCAATGGCGATCGACACAGAATCTAGCCTGGTTTGCGCTTGCGACAATGGATTGCAAGTGGACGGAACGCGCCCGTATGGCTTTCAAGTACACGGCCGAAGAAATCTTGCATCTGCAAAAGGAAGACCCGTATGGACTTTCAATTCGTAAGTTCATCTGGGGGAGCAATGGCGATATTGCAAACCATGCGCTGACGCTTTATTTGGCGTATGAATGGTTTAATGATTCGAAGTATCGTGATGCGGCAATGGAACAGATTGAATTTATTTACGGCAAGAATCCTGTGGATGTGAGCTTTGTGACGGGCTCTGCTTGGAGTTCCCCGAAGTTCCCGCATCACCGCATTAGCCATTCCGATGGCGTTGATGAACCGGTGCCTGGGCTTGTCGTTGGTGGCATTAATGAAGACCGCCAGGATTTGCACAGGAATCCGCATTACATGGGGGAGGCTCGTGGCATGTCTTATGCAGACGAGCAATGTTCCTTTGCCAGTAACGAAGTTGCTATCAACTGGAGTGCTCCTTTGACGGCAGCTTTGTTGCTGTTAAGCGCTTAA
- a CDS encoding ElyC/SanA/YdcF family protein, which translates to MSKILKLDKNNQKKKNFSVGIALLILFAIAVLTYAIFEKSGHWLVEDDEIEHVKWVAVLDGQSADLERSDYAANLVKEGKADSVLLLGRRVYRERSNSEFYADDFMRLGAFDSNAVFLVPHNDPSTISEAYSLVPWLKKHNADTVLLLTGASSTYRVKRIFQKLSGNSPVYVTKDIHHYTYNPNCWYSNRESRKDWLRSWAALFASYFDLFNTDTLKAVDSSYYKPIRSYAEYKREFRSNVNLQKLLPKIEDKIKAESEKEAVKDSVKATAKETTKETVKDSSKTQEKTSTKAKEPSKDAPKATAKEQPKEKKGDVKTPAKVPAKQGKK; encoded by the coding sequence TTGTCAAAGATTTTAAAATTAGATAAGAACAACCAAAAGAAAAAAAACTTCAGCGTGGGCATCGCACTGCTGATTTTATTTGCTATTGCAGTCCTCACATACGCCATTTTTGAAAAAAGCGGTCACTGGCTCGTCGAAGATGATGAAATCGAGCATGTCAAATGGGTCGCCGTCCTTGACGGACAAAGCGCAGATTTAGAACGTAGCGATTACGCGGCAAATCTTGTTAAAGAAGGCAAGGCCGATTCTGTATTGCTACTTGGTCGCCGAGTCTACCGTGAACGCAGCAACTCCGAATTCTACGCAGACGACTTCATGAGACTCGGAGCATTTGACAGCAACGCCGTTTTTCTCGTTCCGCACAACGACCCCTCCACCATTAGCGAAGCCTATTCACTCGTTCCCTGGCTCAAAAAGCACAACGCCGATACAGTCCTTCTTTTGACAGGAGCCTCGTCGACATACAGAGTCAAGAGAATTTTCCAAAAGCTCTCCGGCAACAGTCCTGTCTACGTAACAAAAGACATTCACCATTACACATACAATCCAAACTGCTGGTACAGCAACCGAGAATCCCGCAAGGACTGGCTTCGCAGCTGGGCTGCACTTTTCGCCTCGTATTTTGACTTGTTCAATACAGACACGCTCAAAGCGGTAGATTCTTCTTACTACAAGCCAATTCGCTCTTACGCCGAATACAAGCGCGAATTCCGCTCAAATGTCAACTTACAAAAACTCCTACCGAAAATTGAAGACAAGATAAAAGCCGAATCAGAAAAAGAAGCCGTCAAGGATTCTGTAAAAGCAACAGCCAAAGAAACAACAAAAGAAACTGTAAAAGATTCAAGTAAGACGCAGGAAAAAACTTCGACGAAAGCCAAAGAGCCGTCCAAAGACGCGCCCAAGGCAACAGCGAAAGAACAGCCGAAAGAGAAGAAAGGCGACGTCAAGACGCCCGCCAAAGTGCCGGCAAAGCAAGGCAAGAAATAA
- a CDS encoding GNAT family N-acetyltransferase, producing MRLREMTENDLPQVLELQRELAFQDWNEKQFLSEIRASYAYCVVCEENCGSSNNNTSRVLLGYAIFHLLGPDSELLSIATRASEQRKGIGSQLLKAGLDKLTENGDQCFLEVRDGNVKARAFYEKHGFKLYSIRKKYYSDGEDAALYKFCR from the coding sequence ATGCGACTGCGCGAGATGACCGAAAATGACTTGCCACAAGTTCTCGAATTGCAACGGGAACTTGCGTTTCAGGATTGGAACGAAAAGCAGTTTCTGTCGGAAATCCGCGCTAGTTATGCGTACTGCGTTGTTTGTGAAGAAAACTGCGGCAGTTCAAATAACAACACGAGCCGCGTACTTTTGGGCTACGCAATATTCCATTTACTCGGACCCGATTCCGAGCTCTTGAGTATCGCCACTCGCGCATCAGAACAGCGCAAAGGCATCGGCAGTCAACTTTTGAAAGCGGGTTTGGACAAGCTCACCGAAAATGGTGACCAATGCTTTTTGGAAGTCCGCGACGGTAACGTCAAGGCTCGCGCCTTTTACGAGAAGCACGGTTTCAAGCTATACAGCATCCGCAAAAAATATTATTCCGATGGCGAGGATGCGGCATTGTACAAGTTCTGTAGGTAA